In Castanea sativa cultivar Marrone di Chiusa Pesio chromosome 6, ASM4071231v1, a single window of DNA contains:
- the LOC142641629 gene encoding ribonuclease 3-like protein 3, with protein sequence MPPTMEAEQQEDHVVDQLQLKELHIDEKQSEPKTEVPVPNLDEVEEILGYKFKDKSLLEEAFTDCSFSGELPSYERLEYVGDAVLNLLITKEHYSLYPNLSPGPLTRLRAANVDTDKLARVAIRHGLHRYLRHKKPLLEQQIREFSQGILEYPLHSNGLIDAPKALADIVESSIGAVFIDCSSSLDIVWKVFKSLLEPLIDPSTLCIHPVTQLYEVCQKRNLKIEFVDLWTESTAVDVLIDNQHMGRGVYGLKKDIAHNRAAKNALDNMEKILKDA encoded by the exons ATGCCTCCAACCATGGAAGCAGAACAACAAGAAGATCATGTAGTTGACCAATTACAATTGAAAGAGCTTCACATAGATGAAAAACAAAGCGAACCCAAGACAGAAGTACCAGTCCCAAACCTTGATGAAGTGGAAGAGATACTTGGTTACAAGTTTAAGGACAAAAGCTTGTTAGAAGAGGCTTTCACGGATTGTTCGTTTTCAGGTGAACTCCCTTCCTACGAGCGATTGGAGTACGTGGGTGATGCTGTGCTTAACCTACTTATCACAAAGGAGCACTATTCCCTGTACCCGAATTTGTCACCCGGTCCTTTGACCCGACTCCGCGCCGCCAATGTTGATACCGATAAGCTCGCACGTGTGGCCATTAGGCACGGCTTGCATAGGTATCTACGCCACAAAAAACCTCTCCTTGAGCAGCAA ATTCGAGAGTTCTCACAAGGGATCTTAGAATATCCATTGCATTCCAATGGGCTCATTGATGCACCAAAGGCCCTTGCTGATATTGTTGAATCCTCAATAGGGGCAGTTTTCATTGACTGCTCCTCTTCACTAGACATTGTGTGGAAG GTGTTCAAGAGTTTGTTGGAGCCTTTAATCGATCCTTCAACTCTATGCATACATCCTGTGACACAACTTTATGAAGtgtgtcaaaaaagaaatttgaagaTTGAGTTTGTCGATTTATGGACTGAAAGCACAGCAGTTGATGTTCTCATAGATAATCAGCATATGGGAAGAGGTGTCTATGGCCTTAAGAAAGATATTGCCCATAATAGAGCTGCAAAAAATGCATTGGACAATATGGAGAAAATACTAAAAGAtgcatga
- the LOC142641628 gene encoding uncharacterized protein LOC142641628, protein MDFELRRAREKLEKEQKERKERARVKLEREKKAKEGAKKQREAIEAVQRSRRIDAAEAQLKADEQMQESVLAGRGVMFYRLLEAVPYQGIGDKIKLPPSCFTELSDQGAFDKGPMYFQLSVVHQEDSSDMNVTDEENRRTTHSGVLEFTADEGSVSLPPHVWHNLFPAETPKTPLIEVRYVWLPKGTYAKLQPERVGFSDLPNHKAILETSLRQHATLSQGDILTVNYGELAHALRVLELKPSSSVSVLETDIEVDIIGSDSASEKTDQHILNPLVFGKLESGVVDEGNYMYYKFSIDNDIWGIIALGDSRVEVKIEAETDGGDTDLFISRHPLIFPTRHQHEWSSHDIGSKTLILSSKDKNLGAGTYSVGVYGFKGTTKYKISVSVQDDYKRKVGQQSASTSSPMEMDTVECRNCRHYIPSRTIALHEAFCSRHNVVCQHAACGIVLRVEEAKNHVHCNKCGQAFQQGEMEKHMKVFHEPLQCPCGMVLEKEQMVQHQASVCPLRLVTCRFCGDMVPAGSSALDVRDRLRGLSEHESLCGSRTAPCDSCGRSVMLKDMDIHQVAVHQKS, encoded by the exons atggaTTTTGAGCTGAGGAGAGCGAGAGAGAAGCTGGAGAAGGAGCAAAAGGAGAGGAAGGAGAGGGCGAGGGTAAAAttggaaagagaaaagaaggctaAGGAGGGGGCTAAGAAGCAAAGAGAAGCCATTGAAGCTGTTCAGAGATCGAGACGCATCGATGCAGCAGAAGCCCAGCTCAAG GCTGATGAGCAAATGCAAGAAAGCGTACTTGCTGGCAGAGGAGTCATGTTTTACCGATTATTGGAAGCTGTACCTTATCAGGGTATTGGAGATAAGATCAAATTGCCTCCTTCCTGCTTCACAGAATTGTCTGATCAAGGTGCTTTTGATAAGGGACCCATGTACTTCCAGTTGTCAGTAGTTCATCAAGAGGATTCTTCAGACATGAATGTCACTGATGAGGAAAACCGTCGGACCACCCATTCAGGCGTTTTGGAGTTCACTGCAGATGAAGGTTCTGTTTCACTTCCTCCTCATGTATGGCACAATTTATTCCCAGCAGAAACTCCAAAAACTCCCTTGATTGAAGTCCGTTATGTCTGGCTACCAAAAGGAACTTATGCAAAACTTCAACCAGAGAGGGTAGGCTTTTCAGATCTACCAAATCACAAAGCCATCCTTGAAACAAGCCTTCGCCAGCATGCTACCCTTTCTCAGGGTGACATATTAACTGTCAATTATGGGGAGCTAGCACATGCATTACGAGTCCTTGAGTTAAAACCCTCGTCAAGTGTATCTGTTCTAGAAACAGATATTGAAGTTGATATAATTGGTTCTGATTCAGCTTCTGAGAAGACAGATCAGCATATTCTTAATCCACTAGTATTTGGAAAGTTGGAATCTGGAGTGGTTGATGAAGGCAATTATATGTACTACAAGTTCTCAATAGATAATGACATTTGGGGGATAATTGCTTTGGGTGATTCCAGAGTTGAGGTAAAGATAGAAGCAGAAACAGATGGTGGAGATACTGATCTTTTCATTTCCAGGCATCCTCTGATATTCCCAACTCGACACCAGCACGAGTGGTCTTCCCATGATATCGGTTCAAAGACTTTGATCCTTAGCTCTAAAGATAAGAACTTGGGAGCAGGCACTTACAGTGTGGGTGTATACGGCTTCAAAGgaacaacaaaatacaaaatttcagTTAGTGTTCAGGATGATTACAAGCGTAAGGTGGGTCAACAGTCTGCATCCACCTCATCTCCTATGGAGATGGATACTGTAGAGTGTAGGAATTGCAGGCATTATATACCCAGTCGGACTATTGCACTGCATGAAGCCTTTTGTAGCAGGCACAATGTTGTTTGTCAGCATGCTGCTTGTGGAATTGTTCTTAGGGTTGAGGAAGCCAAAAACCATGTGCATTGCAACAAATGTGGGCAAGCATTTCAGCAGGGAGAGATGGAGAAGCACATGAAAGTGTTCCATGAGCCACTTCAGTGCCCATGTGGAATGGTCCTAGAGAAAGAACAGATG GTGCaacaccaagcttcagtttgccCCCTACGCCTAGTCACATGTCGGTTTTGTGGAGACATGGTTCCAGCAGGGAGTTCTGCATTGGATGTTCGGGATAGATTAAGAGGATTATCTGAGCATGAGAGTCTTTGTGGGTCGAGGACTGCTCCATGTGATTCATGCGGGCGTTCTGTCATGTTGAAGGACATGGACATCCACCAGGTTGCTGTTCATCAAAAGAGCTAA
- the LOC142639272 gene encoding hyperosmolality-gated Ca2+ permeable channel 1.5 isoform X1: MATLKDIEMAAAINILTAFAFFVAFAFLRLQPINDRVYFPKWYLKGLRSSPSRSGAVVGRFVNLDFRAYLRFLKWMPAALQMPEPELIDHAGLDSAVYLRIYFVGLKIFVPITLLAFAIIVPVNWTNGTLERSNLTYSDIDKLSISNIPLGSLRFWTHLVMAYVFTFWTCYVLKKEYEIVASMRLHFLASEKRRPDQFTVLVRNVPPDPDESVNELVEHFFLVNHPEHFFTHQVVYNANKLSDLVKEKKKTQNRLDYYQLKYSRNQSKRPFSKTGFLGLCGDKVDAIDFYASKIEKLSEEIASEKEKIMNNPKHIMPAAFVSFKTRWGAAVCAQTQQSRNPTIWLTEWAPEPRDVFWDNLAIPYVSLTIRRLIIAVAFFFLTFFFMIPIAFVQSLANIEGIEKALPFLKPIIELKGIKSFIQGFLPGIALKIFLIFLPTILMLMSKFEGFSSISFLERRSATRYYIFQFINVFLGSIITGTAFQQLNNFIHQSANDIPKTIGVSIPMKATFFITYIMVDGWAGVAGEILRLKPLVIYHIRNFFLVKTEKDREEAMDPGTLGFNTGEPQIQLYFLLGLVYAVVTPVLLPFIIVFFGLAYVVYRHQIINVYNQEYESAAAFWPDVHGRIIVALVVSQLLLMGLLSTKEAAQSTPLLIALPVLTIWFHIFCKGRYEPAFVKYPLQEAMMKDTLERAKEPNLNLKGFLENAYIHPVFVEEDDSENHAATEEEDKEPKLIPTKRQSRRNTPLTSKHSGSLSSLLPEATEEH, from the exons ATGGCTACGCTTAAGGACATAGAAATGGCAGCAGCGATCAACATCCTCACTGCGTTTGCTTTTTTTGTGGCATTTGCCTTTCTACGGCTTCAACCTATCAATGATAGGGTTTACTTTCCTAAATGGTATCTGAAGGGTTTAAGGAGCAGTCCATCGAGGTCTGGTGCAGTGGTAGGGAGGTTTGTCAATTTGGACTTCAGGGCATATCTCAGGTTTTTGAAATGGATGCCTGCTGCATTGCAAATGCCAGAGCCTGAGCTAATTGACCATGCAGGGTTGGATTCTGCTGTTTACTTGAGGATCTACTTTGTAGG ATTAAAAATTTTTGTTCCTATTACATTACTGGCTTTTGCTATCATCGTACCTGTCAATTGGACCAATGGCACCTTGGAGCGCTCAAATTTAACTTATAGTGACATTGATAAGCTTTCTATTTCAAATATTCCACTTGGATCTCTTAG ATTTTGGACCCATTTGGTAATGGCTTATGTTTTTACCTTCTGGACATGCTATGTTTTGAAAAAAGAGTATGAGATAGTTGCATCGATGAGGTTGCATTTTCTCGCATCCGAAAAACGGCGTCCCGATCAGTTTACA GTACTTGTAAGGAATGTGCCACCAGATCCTGATGAGTCAGTTAATGAGCTTGTGGAACATTTTTTTCTTGTCAACCATCCTgaacactttttcacccaccaG GTCGTTTACAATGCAAACAAACTTTCTGATTTGgtcaaggagaagaagaaaacgcaGAACAGGCTTGACTACTATCAACTTAAATATTCTAGAAATCAATCTAAAAGGCCATTTTCAAAG ACTGGGTTTCTTGGCCTATGTGGAGATAAGGTGGATGCAATTGATTTTTACGCATCTAAGATTGAAAAACTTTCAGAAGAG ATAGCCTCGGAGAAAGAGAAGATAATGAACAATCCTAAGCATATCATGCCAGCAGCATTTGTTTCCTTCAAAACTCGATGGGGTGCAGCTGTTTGTGCACAAACTCAACAGTCCAGGAATCCAACTATATGGTTAACTGAGTGGGCACCGGAGCCGCGTGATGTATTTTGGGATAACTTGGCGATTCCATATGTTTCACTCACAATTAGGAGGCTTATTATCGCTGTTGCTTTCTTTTTCCTCACCTTCTTTTTCATGATTCCCATTGCATTTGTACAGTCGCTTGCAAACATTGAGGGTATTGAGAAAGCATTGCCTTTCCTAAAGCCCATAATTGAATT GAAAGGAATAAAGTCATTTATCCAAGGATTCCTTCCAGGGATTGCTTTGAagatttttctcatttttctacCCACAATATTGATGCTAATGTCAAAATTTGAAGGATTTAGTAGCATATCTTTTCTAGAAAGGAGATCGGCAACTAGATATTACATTTTCCAATTTATTAATGTCTTTCTTGGGAGCATAATTACTGGAACTGCATTTCAACAGCTAAATAATTTCATTCACCAGTCTGCAAATGA TATCCCAAAGACAATTGGTGTGTCCATTCCAATGAAGGCAACTTTCTTCATAACTTATATAATGGTTGATGGGTGGGCTGGAGTTGCTGGAGAAATTCTAAGGCTGAAGCCATTGGTAATTTATCACATCAGAAATTTTTTCCTTGTGAAGACTGAAAAGGATAGGGAAGAGGCAATGGATCCTGGAACCCTTGGTTTCAACACAGGCGAACCTCAAATACAACTTTATTTCTTACTTGGCCTTGTTTACGCTGTGGTGACTCCTGTCTTGCTTCCATTCATCATAGTATTCTTTGGATTGGCATATGTTGTATACCGTCATCAG ATTATAAATGTCTACAATCAGGAGTACGAGAGTGCTGCTGCATTCTGGCCTGATGTCCATGGGCGCATAATTGTTGCCCTAGTTGTCTCACAGTTGCTACTGATGGGattattaagtacaaaagaaGCTGCTCAGTCAACTCCACTGCTCATTGCACTCCCAGTGTTAACCATATGGTTTCATATCTTCTGCAAAGGCCGTTATGAACCTGCTTTTGTTAAATATCCATTACAG GAAGCAATGATGAAAGATACCTTGGAACGTGCAAAGGAGCCAAACCTGAACTTGAAAGGGTTTCTCGAAAATGCCTACATTCACCCAGTTTTTGTGGAAGAAGATGATAGTGAGAATCATGCAGccacagaagaagaagataaagaacCTAAGCTCATCCCAACAAAGCGACAATCTCGAAGGAATACACCTTTGACCAGCAAACATAGTGGTTCATTATCATCCTTGCTGCCTGAAGCTACTGAGGAGCATTGA
- the LOC142639272 gene encoding hyperosmolality-gated Ca2+ permeable channel 1.2 isoform X2 has translation MAYVFTFWTCYVLKKEYEIVASMRLHFLASEKRRPDQFTVLVRNVPPDPDESVNELVEHFFLVNHPEHFFTHQVVYNANKLSDLVKEKKKTQNRLDYYQLKYSRNQSKRPFSKTGFLGLCGDKVDAIDFYASKIEKLSEEIASEKEKIMNNPKHIMPAAFVSFKTRWGAAVCAQTQQSRNPTIWLTEWAPEPRDVFWDNLAIPYVSLTIRRLIIAVAFFFLTFFFMIPIAFVQSLANIEGIEKALPFLKPIIELKGIKSFIQGFLPGIALKIFLIFLPTILMLMSKFEGFSSISFLERRSATRYYIFQFINVFLGSIITGTAFQQLNNFIHQSANDIPKTIGVSIPMKATFFITYIMVDGWAGVAGEILRLKPLVIYHIRNFFLVKTEKDREEAMDPGTLGFNTGEPQIQLYFLLGLVYAVVTPVLLPFIIVFFGLAYVVYRHQIINVYNQEYESAAAFWPDVHGRIIVALVVSQLLLMGLLSTKEAAQSTPLLIALPVLTIWFHIFCKGRYEPAFVKYPLQEAMMKDTLERAKEPNLNLKGFLENAYIHPVFVEEDDSENHAATEEEDKEPKLIPTKRQSRRNTPLTSKHSGSLSSLLPEATEEH, from the exons ATGGCTTATGTTTTTACCTTCTGGACATGCTATGTTTTGAAAAAAGAGTATGAGATAGTTGCATCGATGAGGTTGCATTTTCTCGCATCCGAAAAACGGCGTCCCGATCAGTTTACA GTACTTGTAAGGAATGTGCCACCAGATCCTGATGAGTCAGTTAATGAGCTTGTGGAACATTTTTTTCTTGTCAACCATCCTgaacactttttcacccaccaG GTCGTTTACAATGCAAACAAACTTTCTGATTTGgtcaaggagaagaagaaaacgcaGAACAGGCTTGACTACTATCAACTTAAATATTCTAGAAATCAATCTAAAAGGCCATTTTCAAAG ACTGGGTTTCTTGGCCTATGTGGAGATAAGGTGGATGCAATTGATTTTTACGCATCTAAGATTGAAAAACTTTCAGAAGAG ATAGCCTCGGAGAAAGAGAAGATAATGAACAATCCTAAGCATATCATGCCAGCAGCATTTGTTTCCTTCAAAACTCGATGGGGTGCAGCTGTTTGTGCACAAACTCAACAGTCCAGGAATCCAACTATATGGTTAACTGAGTGGGCACCGGAGCCGCGTGATGTATTTTGGGATAACTTGGCGATTCCATATGTTTCACTCACAATTAGGAGGCTTATTATCGCTGTTGCTTTCTTTTTCCTCACCTTCTTTTTCATGATTCCCATTGCATTTGTACAGTCGCTTGCAAACATTGAGGGTATTGAGAAAGCATTGCCTTTCCTAAAGCCCATAATTGAATT GAAAGGAATAAAGTCATTTATCCAAGGATTCCTTCCAGGGATTGCTTTGAagatttttctcatttttctacCCACAATATTGATGCTAATGTCAAAATTTGAAGGATTTAGTAGCATATCTTTTCTAGAAAGGAGATCGGCAACTAGATATTACATTTTCCAATTTATTAATGTCTTTCTTGGGAGCATAATTACTGGAACTGCATTTCAACAGCTAAATAATTTCATTCACCAGTCTGCAAATGA TATCCCAAAGACAATTGGTGTGTCCATTCCAATGAAGGCAACTTTCTTCATAACTTATATAATGGTTGATGGGTGGGCTGGAGTTGCTGGAGAAATTCTAAGGCTGAAGCCATTGGTAATTTATCACATCAGAAATTTTTTCCTTGTGAAGACTGAAAAGGATAGGGAAGAGGCAATGGATCCTGGAACCCTTGGTTTCAACACAGGCGAACCTCAAATACAACTTTATTTCTTACTTGGCCTTGTTTACGCTGTGGTGACTCCTGTCTTGCTTCCATTCATCATAGTATTCTTTGGATTGGCATATGTTGTATACCGTCATCAG ATTATAAATGTCTACAATCAGGAGTACGAGAGTGCTGCTGCATTCTGGCCTGATGTCCATGGGCGCATAATTGTTGCCCTAGTTGTCTCACAGTTGCTACTGATGGGattattaagtacaaaagaaGCTGCTCAGTCAACTCCACTGCTCATTGCACTCCCAGTGTTAACCATATGGTTTCATATCTTCTGCAAAGGCCGTTATGAACCTGCTTTTGTTAAATATCCATTACAG GAAGCAATGATGAAAGATACCTTGGAACGTGCAAAGGAGCCAAACCTGAACTTGAAAGGGTTTCTCGAAAATGCCTACATTCACCCAGTTTTTGTGGAAGAAGATGATAGTGAGAATCATGCAGccacagaagaagaagataaagaacCTAAGCTCATCCCAACAAAGCGACAATCTCGAAGGAATACACCTTTGACCAGCAAACATAGTGGTTCATTATCATCCTTGCTGCCTGAAGCTACTGAGGAGCATTGA
- the LOC142639274 gene encoding uncharacterized protein LOC142639274, producing the protein MEEVSAGPGAGAGATTPSSLLLPWNLPLLSAILAGALAQFLKLFTTWYKERRWDTKKMLDSGGIPSSHSATVTALAFSIGLHEGTGGSTFAIAVILAFIVMYDATGVRLHAGRQAELLNQIVCELPSEHPLSNIRPLRDSLGHTPLQVVAGAVLGCIIAYLMGKK; encoded by the exons ATGGAGGAGGTGAGCGCGGGGCCGGGGGCAGGGGCAGGGGCAACAACACCGTCCTCCTTGTTGCTCCCTTGGAATCTCCCTCTCTTGTCGGCCATCCTCGCCGGCGCTCTCGCCCAGTTCCTCAAGCTCTTCACCACCTG GTATAAAGAAAGGAGATGGGATACCAAAAAGATGCTTGACTCTGGTGGAATCCCTTCATCCCATTCTGCAACCGTCACTGCTCTAGCGTTTTCTATAGGTCTCCATGAAGGAACAGGGGGATCCACTTTTGCCATTGCTGTCATCTTAGCATTTATT GTGATGTATGATGCCACGGGGGTCAGACTTCATGCCGGTCGTCAAGCGGAA TTGCTGAATCAAATTGTGTGTGAGCTTCCTTCAGAACATCCTTTATCCAACATAAGACCTCTACGAGATTCACTAGGGCATACTCCACTTCAG GTTGTTGCTGGTGCTGTGTTGGGATGCATAATAGCATATCTGATGGGAAAGAAATAG